In a genomic window of Polycladomyces abyssicola:
- the codY gene encoding GTP-sensing pleiotropic transcriptional regulator CodY, whose product MDLLNKTRRISRILQKNVGHHLVDFDDVAQALCDVIQANIYVVNPDGKLLGMAINHEIENERMQQYLRERQFPAEYARLLMEVEKTTANISVDSPYTAYPTEMKDMFRTGYTTLVPIIGGGDHLGTLVLSRLNEKFVDDDLILAEYGATVVGMEILRERAGQIEEEARSRAVVQLAINSLSFSELEAAEHIFKELDGNEGLLVASKIADRVGITRSVIVNALRKLESAGVVESRSLGMKGTYIKILNPKLLPALEKARH is encoded by the coding sequence ATGGATCTGCTGAACAAAACGCGACGCATTTCGCGCATTCTGCAAAAAAATGTCGGTCATCACTTGGTTGATTTTGACGATGTGGCACAGGCATTGTGCGACGTCATCCAAGCCAATATCTATGTGGTTAACCCAGACGGTAAATTGCTGGGGATGGCCATCAACCACGAGATCGAAAACGAGCGCATGCAGCAATATCTGCGGGAACGGCAATTCCCGGCCGAGTATGCCCGCTTGCTGATGGAAGTGGAAAAAACCACGGCCAACATCAGCGTGGACAGCCCGTACACGGCTTATCCGACGGAGATGAAAGACATGTTCCGCACCGGATACACGACACTGGTGCCGATCATCGGCGGCGGTGATCATTTGGGCACGCTGGTCTTGTCCCGCCTGAATGAAAAATTTGTTGATGATGACCTGATTCTGGCTGAGTACGGCGCAACCGTTGTCGGAATGGAAATTCTGCGCGAGCGTGCCGGCCAAATCGAAGAAGAGGCGCGCAGCCGTGCGGTGGTGCAATTGGCGATCAATTCGTTGTCTTTCAGTGAATTGGAAGCAGCCGAGCACATTTTCAAAGAGCTGGACGGCAACGAAGGTTTGTTGGTGGCCAGTAAGATTGCCGATCGCGTCGGCATTACCCGTTCGGTTATCGTCAACGCGCTCCGCAAGTTGGAAAGTGCCGGTGTGGTAGAGTCGCGTTCGTTGGGGATGAAAGGAACCTATATCAAGATTCTCAACCCGAAACTCTTGCCGGCCCTGGAGAAAGCCCGCCATTGA
- the lepB gene encoding signal peptidase I translates to MEWRSTRWFRWIRMMVMGVLVALAVNQFGVALSVVNGTSMQPTLENGDRLLVNKFSFLFEKPKVGDVITFEDPSQNGRYLVKRVIGIPGDRIEIKNGAVYRNGKRVNEPYAKCPVEDGNFGPMTVKPETVFVMGDNRQRFASRDSRYESVGLVPYHLIDGKVELILYRPSLEAFL, encoded by the coding sequence ATGGAGTGGCGCAGTACCCGTTGGTTCCGTTGGATCCGCATGATGGTGATGGGTGTTTTGGTGGCACTGGCCGTCAATCAATTCGGCGTTGCATTATCCGTCGTCAACGGGACCTCGATGCAGCCGACACTGGAAAACGGTGACCGATTGCTTGTCAACAAATTTTCCTTTTTGTTTGAGAAGCCGAAAGTGGGGGATGTGATCACCTTCGAAGACCCGTCACAAAATGGACGATATCTGGTGAAACGGGTGATTGGCATACCTGGAGACCGGATTGAGATCAAAAATGGCGCGGTCTATCGAAACGGGAAACGGGTTAACGAACCTTATGCGAAATGTCCGGTGGAAGACGGCAATTTCGGACCGATGACAGTCAAACCGGAAACCGTGTTTGTCATGGGAGACAATCGACAACGGTTTGCAAGCAGAGACAGTCGCTACGAGAGCGTCGGTTTGGTACCGTACCATTTGATCGACGGAAAAGTGGAGTTGATCTTGTACCGACCTTCATTGGAAGCCTTTTTGTGA
- a CDS encoding DUF402 domain-containing protein yields MKKGDVVRIESRKHDGSLHRVWKKSVVLSPGEPLILANHDVEVVESDGQEWVSPGLAICQFHRNEWFHTILLFDEREKPCQYYTNIASPCRIENGVISYIDYDLDMIVDIDFRYRWVDQDEFEANRRKMDYPKDVVYEVERAVKRLEERVRRREAPFTPSFVRKWYHQYLLFKKKYD; encoded by the coding sequence TTGAAAAAAGGTGACGTCGTACGCATTGAAAGTCGGAAACATGACGGCAGTCTGCATCGTGTGTGGAAGAAGTCCGTGGTACTTTCCCCTGGTGAACCACTCATTCTCGCAAACCATGATGTTGAAGTCGTTGAGTCCGACGGACAGGAGTGGGTTTCTCCGGGACTGGCGATTTGCCAGTTTCATAGAAATGAGTGGTTTCATACGATACTACTGTTTGATGAACGGGAGAAGCCTTGCCAATACTACACCAACATCGCGTCACCCTGTCGAATCGAAAACGGTGTGATCTCTTACATCGACTACGATTTGGACATGATCGTCGATATCGACTTTCGGTATCGTTGGGTGGATCAGGATGAGTTTGAAGCCAATCGGCGGAAAATGGACTATCCGAAAGACGTTGTTTACGAAGTTGAGCGGGCGGTTAAGCGTTTGGAAGAACGGGTCAGGCGTCGGGAAGCGCCGTTCACTCCGTCATTTGTGAGAAAGTGGTATCATCAATATCTTCTTTTCAAAAAAAAATACGATTGA
- the proC gene encoding pyrroline-5-carboxylate reductase, protein MERQIRYCFIGAGSMAEAMIAGLLKKGMAEAEQIMVINRQNRARLAYLNREYGVQIPENKGDAILQSDIVILAAKPKDIPDALTQWGPMIRTDHLVISVAAGISTAFIEHHLKEGTAVIRSMPNTSCTIGLSATAICQGRWATRENMETARSLFQAIGIVVEVPEEAMDTVTGLSGSGPAYIYYMVEAMQQAGVEAGLNTDIARQLTLQTLLGAAHMLMETEEEPAELRRKVTSPGGTTMAGLETLRQYQFEKAVQSAIFRAKERSKELGGTFTTTVKS, encoded by the coding sequence ATGGAACGCCAAATTCGTTACTGTTTTATCGGAGCGGGATCGATGGCGGAGGCCATGATTGCCGGGTTGTTGAAAAAGGGCATGGCCGAAGCCGAACAGATCATGGTAATCAACCGGCAAAACCGCGCGCGATTAGCATACCTGAACCGGGAGTACGGTGTCCAGATTCCCGAAAACAAAGGAGACGCCATTCTCCAATCGGATATCGTCATACTTGCCGCCAAACCGAAAGACATCCCTGACGCGCTCACTCAATGGGGCCCCATGATCCGTACCGATCACTTGGTGATCTCCGTGGCAGCCGGCATTTCCACCGCGTTCATCGAGCACCATCTGAAGGAGGGCACCGCCGTTATCCGCTCCATGCCCAACACCTCCTGTACGATTGGACTGTCGGCAACAGCCATCTGTCAAGGACGCTGGGCCACACGTGAAAACATGGAAACGGCACGCAGCCTGTTCCAAGCGATCGGCATCGTTGTGGAGGTGCCGGAAGAAGCCATGGACACGGTTACGGGCTTATCCGGAAGCGGTCCCGCTTATATTTACTACATGGTGGAGGCGATGCAACAAGCAGGCGTCGAAGCCGGCCTCAACACGGACATTGCACGGCAACTCACGCTGCAGACATTGTTGGGAGCGGCCCACATGCTGATGGAAACCGAAGAGGAACCGGCGGAACTTCGGCGCAAAGTCACCTCTCCCGGCGGCACAACCATGGCCGGGTTGGAAACGCTCCGCCAGTATCAATTCGAGAAGGCGGTTCAATCGGCCATTTTCCGTGCCAAAGAACGCTCGAAAGAACTGGGCGGCACATTTACAACCACTGTCAAGTCGTGA
- a CDS encoding S8 family peptidase, with product MGKGQKAWFEQVAHSLDPVLVHELRRLREHDDDKATVPVIVRLKKDLENEKKEHLLQLCQEGECNAVHGELELVHGLYGNLHPETIRQLVEHEAVDRIFHDREVRAFLDVATRSIGSRDVQAKLEYTGKGVTIAIVDTGIYPHADLTRPKNRILKFVDLVNGKTEPYDDQGHGTHCAGDAAGNGYQSEGLYTAPAPEANLVGVKVLDGNGSGQLSTVIRGIEWCVKNKQKYNIRVLSLSLGAPAFESYRDDPVAQAVEKAWHSGIVVCAAAGNEGPYPMTISTPGLDPMIITVGAADDHNTVTRGDDEKASFSSRGPTIDQLVKPDVYAPGTDIVSLSAPGSQLEKQLPENRVGEHYIRLSGTSMATPICAGVVAQLLEANPYLSPNDVKSILMSTSQEMSGDQAGYLDVRKAVALAKKYLEFQKPTVSHM from the coding sequence ATGGGGAAAGGGCAAAAGGCCTGGTTTGAACAAGTGGCACATTCGCTGGATCCGGTATTGGTTCATGAATTGAGACGCCTCCGGGAACATGATGATGACAAAGCAACGGTTCCGGTGATTGTCCGGTTGAAGAAGGATCTGGAAAATGAGAAAAAAGAGCATCTTCTTCAGCTGTGCCAAGAAGGGGAATGCAACGCCGTTCACGGTGAGTTGGAGCTGGTGCACGGGTTATATGGCAACCTTCATCCCGAGACCATTCGGCAACTGGTGGAACATGAAGCGGTGGACCGTATCTTCCATGACCGGGAAGTGCGGGCGTTTTTGGACGTAGCCACCCGATCCATCGGTTCCCGCGATGTGCAGGCAAAACTGGAATACACGGGTAAAGGTGTCACCATCGCCATCGTGGACACCGGCATCTATCCGCATGCGGACTTGACCCGCCCCAAAAATCGCATCCTGAAGTTTGTCGACTTGGTAAACGGAAAAACCGAGCCGTACGACGATCAGGGACACGGGACCCACTGTGCGGGAGATGCAGCCGGAAACGGTTACCAGTCGGAAGGTCTGTATACGGCCCCTGCACCGGAAGCCAACCTGGTTGGCGTCAAGGTATTGGACGGAAACGGCAGCGGTCAATTGTCCACAGTGATCCGTGGGATTGAGTGGTGTGTGAAAAACAAGCAGAAGTACAACATTCGTGTCCTTTCGCTTTCTCTGGGCGCGCCGGCGTTTGAATCGTACCGGGACGACCCGGTGGCTCAGGCCGTGGAAAAAGCGTGGCACAGCGGTATTGTCGTGTGTGCGGCCGCAGGCAACGAGGGACCGTACCCGATGACGATCAGCACGCCTGGTTTGGACCCGATGATCATCACAGTGGGGGCGGCGGATGACCATAACACCGTCACGCGCGGGGATGACGAAAAAGCCTCCTTCTCCAGCCGCGGCCCGACCATCGATCAACTGGTCAAACCGGATGTGTATGCGCCGGGTACTGATATCGTCTCTCTGTCCGCGCCGGGTTCGCAGTTGGAAAAACAATTGCCGGAAAACCGTGTGGGAGAGCATTACATTCGTCTGTCCGGCACTTCGATGGCCACACCGATTTGCGCCGGCGTCGTGGCACAGCTGCTGGAAGCCAATCCGTATCTGAGCCCCAATGACGTCAAGAGTATCCTAATGTCCACTTCTCAGGAAATGTCTGGCGATCAAGCTGGCTATCTTGATGTACGTAAGGCGGTGGCGTTAGCCAAGAAGTATCTGGAGTTCCAAAAACCGACGGTCTCCCATATGTGA
- a CDS encoding GNAT family N-acetyltransferase — translation MRLRSFQLSDAHDVSEIWKLNTSAEPEAETLQVLAQQLARDRDLVLVAEVDNRVVGAIVGVQDGTSGFFYCLAVHPSYQRRGIGRSLIRALEERLRKKGVKRLWITVDPGTEKLLPFYQHLGYKNTCSSMMEKDLFEERIEWRKQA, via the coding sequence ATGCGTCTGCGCTCTTTTCAATTATCCGATGCACACGATGTGTCAGAAATTTGGAAACTGAACACATCCGCCGAGCCAGAAGCGGAAACACTGCAGGTACTCGCACAGCAGTTGGCTCGTGACCGCGATCTGGTGCTGGTGGCGGAAGTGGATAACCGGGTGGTGGGTGCGATCGTTGGCGTGCAGGATGGAACCAGTGGCTTTTTCTACTGTTTGGCTGTTCATCCTTCTTATCAACGCCGGGGAATCGGTCGCAGTCTCATCCGCGCTTTGGAAGAGCGGTTACGCAAAAAAGGGGTCAAACGGTTGTGGATCACAGTGGATCCCGGCACGGAAAAATTGCTTCCGTTCTATCAGCATCTGGGTTATAAAAATACTTGTTCCAGTATGATGGAAAAGGATTTATTCGAAGAACGCATCGAATGGCGAAAACAAGCTTAA
- a CDS encoding HAMP domain-containing sensor histidine kinase, producing MNEPKRRKCHPVIRWLRKMWSRLRTRMIVVFLISLAAMLVGGTIGEELTFKKTRYYYYPRAEEMTQIFLSHYARKMSQIRPAKRNAWLNSLEPTSRMKLRILDQNGNPLYQSAHAPKRREDIHTLFLRAKRQSDLSSTSGGVRNLTFIYPFYLDHRPVYFVGDWKGNGQPVRQGNPLMSFFSGILSFWLAYHLLTRGKLRQIAAMSRGVQEIARGRWETRVPEKGDDELGILGRHINEMARKLKESREKEKRLDAQRHEFITIISHDLRTPLTSIIGYLLWMRDHPDMSEAEVRRYAGIGLSKAQGMKRLIEDLFDYAKWTHHQAPIRKNRLFFNRLIEQLAEETNPLAEREQMSIRLDLCEDPLELEGDPDLLVRMLDNVFHNALQHGIQPGEIVVSTAREGDMAVLMVRNMADPLPKETLNRLFDVFVTGERSRSRGSGVGLAIVKMIAEMHGGYVTVIQDQGSLMIRFRLPLLRG from the coding sequence ATGAATGAGCCGAAACGGCGGAAATGCCATCCTGTGATCCGTTGGCTCAGAAAAATGTGGTCCCGCCTGCGAACCCGGATGATCGTCGTATTTCTGATCAGTTTGGCGGCCATGTTGGTAGGGGGAACGATCGGGGAGGAGCTTACCTTCAAAAAGACGCGTTATTACTACTACCCGAGAGCAGAGGAAATGACCCAAATATTCTTGTCACATTACGCCCGGAAAATGTCACAGATCCGCCCCGCCAAGCGAAACGCATGGTTAAACAGCCTCGAACCAACCAGCCGGATGAAACTGCGCATATTGGATCAAAACGGGAACCCGCTTTACCAGTCAGCGCATGCACCCAAGAGAAGAGAGGACATCCATACCCTGTTTTTACGGGCAAAGCGTCAATCGGATCTTTCGAGTACAAGTGGCGGCGTACGAAATTTGACGTTTATCTATCCATTCTATCTCGATCATCGACCGGTCTATTTTGTGGGCGATTGGAAGGGAAACGGGCAACCGGTCCGTCAGGGAAATCCGTTGATGAGTTTTTTCTCCGGCATTTTGTCTTTCTGGCTTGCGTACCACTTGCTGACCAGGGGAAAACTTCGGCAGATTGCCGCAATGTCCCGTGGTGTCCAGGAGATTGCCCGAGGCAGGTGGGAAACGCGCGTGCCGGAAAAAGGCGACGATGAATTGGGTATTTTGGGCAGACATATCAATGAAATGGCAAGAAAGCTGAAGGAAAGCCGGGAGAAGGAAAAACGCTTGGACGCACAGCGCCATGAGTTTATTACCATCATTTCCCACGATCTGCGAACGCCGTTGACCTCCATCATCGGATACCTTCTCTGGATGAGGGACCACCCCGACATGTCCGAAGCAGAGGTTCGCCGTTATGCGGGTATCGGGCTTTCCAAAGCCCAAGGCATGAAGCGGTTGATCGAGGATTTGTTTGACTATGCCAAGTGGACGCATCATCAAGCACCGATCAGGAAAAACCGTCTGTTTTTCAACCGATTGATCGAGCAGCTGGCAGAGGAGACAAATCCCCTCGCCGAACGGGAACAAATGAGTATCCGGCTTGATTTGTGCGAAGACCCGTTGGAATTGGAAGGCGATCCCGACTTGTTGGTGCGGATGTTGGACAATGTCTTTCACAATGCGCTCCAGCATGGCATCCAACCTGGCGAGATTGTGGTGTCCACGGCAAGGGAAGGGGACATGGCCGTTTTGATGGTGAGAAATATGGCTGATCCCTTGCCAAAAGAGACACTGAACCGATTGTTTGACGTATTTGTCACCGGGGAGCGATCCCGATCACGGGGATCGGGTGTAGGTTTGGCCATCGTCAAGATGATTGCGGAAATGCACGGGGGATACGTGACGGTCATACAGGATCAAGGGAGTCTGATGATCCGGTTTCGCCTGCCACTGTTGCGTGGATGA
- a CDS encoding response regulator transcription factor, producing the protein MQTTVLIVDDEPDIRELIRLYLTNEGYHVLEAADGREALELTRQHTVDLMILDVMMPGMEGMEVCVRIRKTQWMPIIMLTAKTGDLDKIQGLAVGADDYVTKPFNPLELVARVKSQLRRYKQYTNAAPVQKNLLSIGGVTLHPEKRQVWVHGQPVHLTPREFDIVALLFRHPGVVFPSEEIYERVWGEPMLTSNNTIMVHIRKIREKIEDDPKNPAIVLTVWGVGYKAAAHSHPGRDE; encoded by the coding sequence ATGCAAACAACGGTGTTGATCGTTGACGATGAGCCGGACATTCGGGAGTTGATCCGTCTTTATTTGACAAATGAGGGGTATCACGTATTGGAAGCGGCCGACGGTCGGGAAGCGTTGGAACTGACTCGTCAACACACAGTAGACCTCATGATTTTGGATGTGATGATGCCGGGGATGGAAGGGATGGAGGTATGCGTTAGAATCCGCAAAACACAGTGGATGCCTATCATCATGCTGACGGCCAAAACGGGAGACTTGGACAAGATACAGGGGTTGGCCGTGGGAGCCGACGATTATGTCACCAAGCCGTTCAACCCCTTGGAACTGGTGGCGCGGGTCAAGTCGCAGTTGCGCCGATATAAACAATATACCAACGCCGCTCCTGTACAAAAAAATCTGCTTTCCATCGGCGGGGTGACCCTTCATCCCGAGAAACGCCAGGTGTGGGTGCACGGTCAACCCGTTCACCTGACACCGCGCGAATTTGATATAGTGGCATTGTTGTTCCGTCATCCCGGAGTGGTGTTTCCGTCGGAAGAAATCTATGAACGGGTGTGGGGGGAACCGATGCTGACCTCCAACAATACGATCATGGTACATATTCGAAAAATTCGCGAAAAGATCGAGGATGACCCCAAAAACCCCGCGATCGTGCTTACGGTTTGGGGGGTGGGATACAAGGCAGCAGCCCATTCCCATCCAGGTCGCGATGAATGA
- a CDS encoding class I SAM-dependent methyltransferase: protein MESLMDRMAFLLRFFRSPRMIGSITPSSAHLVGAMLDPIPWERVNTVVELGAGTGVITEALVQRIRPETRVIVFEQDSQLRDLLFHRFPYLHHADHAEKLGEVLERYGIRQVDCILSSLPFTNFPKRIRQVILNEVTERLAPDGMFVAYQYTLHMLPLLRERFHHVSFRWVLWNLPPAFVYVCSKPKTQEKEKGNRWANLNP from the coding sequence GTGGAGTCATTGATGGACCGTATGGCGTTTTTGTTGCGTTTTTTCCGATCTCCCCGTATGATCGGCAGCATCACCCCCAGCTCCGCTCACCTCGTTGGGGCCATGCTCGATCCCATTCCGTGGGAACGGGTCAACACAGTGGTTGAATTGGGAGCGGGAACCGGGGTGATCACCGAAGCGTTGGTTCAACGGATCCGTCCGGAGACCCGAGTCATCGTATTTGAACAAGATTCCCAGTTGCGGGATTTGCTTTTTCACCGTTTTCCGTACCTTCATCATGCCGATCATGCGGAAAAATTGGGTGAGGTGTTGGAGCGGTACGGGATCCGACAGGTGGATTGCATCCTGTCCAGTTTGCCTTTCACCAATTTTCCGAAAAGAATACGGCAAGTCATCTTGAATGAAGTGACGGAACGGTTGGCACCGGACGGTATGTTTGTCGCCTACCAGTACACACTGCACATGTTGCCCCTTTTGCGGGAGCGATTTCACCACGTCTCGTTCCGGTGGGTCCTCTGGAATTTGCCGCCCGCTTTCGTCTATGTATGCAGCAAACCCAAAACACAGGAGAAGGAAAAGGGAAATAGATGGGCAAATTTGAATCCATAG
- the pabB gene encoding aminodeoxychorismate synthase component I — translation MRIVVRSLPDEIEPERVFARLYGSCTYAFWLDGQGSDRSGRFSWMGGDPFLLMSTRDGRTTMNRNGQVRTYGDHPFALLKSLARSWSVTDVPLPDIPFLAGGVGYVGYEMKRYVEQLPQTGADPFGLPEMCWMWFDKVMVFDHGERRVWLCKWRLDGETASEVEQTLNEWETALLRAAQCPLPTRVWPDTTGIDLDESAFRYTVSRDQYLRNIEIIQRHIADGDIYQACLTHLVTADLLTNGWELYRVLRRINPAPFSCYLKLGETEVVSSSPERFLRVRADRMVDSSPIKGTRPRGRTPEEDARLAHELATHEKDRAENVMIVDLVRNDLGRVAEPGSVLVSELLAVKSYATVHQLVSTVEARLREDLHAVDALQSAFPGGSMTGAPKIRAMEILDRLEPTVRGIYSGGIGYLDVRGTMDLSMVIRTVICQKGQAFFHVGGGIVADSDPEAEYQETMDKARALKAAIHWVNRKN, via the coding sequence ATGAGGATCGTAGTGCGTTCCCTGCCGGATGAGATTGAACCGGAGCGCGTGTTCGCCCGGTTGTACGGAAGTTGTACCTATGCGTTTTGGCTGGATGGTCAAGGAAGTGACCGCAGTGGCCGTTTTTCCTGGATGGGAGGAGATCCGTTTCTGCTGATGTCCACCCGGGATGGGCGGACCACGATGAACCGAAACGGTCAGGTACGCACATATGGAGACCATCCGTTCGCATTATTGAAATCGCTGGCCCGGTCGTGGTCGGTGACGGACGTCCCTTTGCCGGATATCCCGTTTTTGGCAGGCGGTGTCGGATATGTTGGGTATGAGATGAAGCGGTATGTGGAGCAACTGCCGCAGACCGGCGCCGACCCGTTTGGACTGCCGGAAATGTGCTGGATGTGGTTTGACAAAGTGATGGTATTTGACCATGGGGAACGACGTGTTTGGCTCTGCAAATGGAGATTGGACGGAGAAACCGCTTCTGAAGTGGAACAAACGTTAAACGAATGGGAAACAGCTCTCTTGCGTGCCGCTCAGTGTCCCCTCCCCACCCGTGTGTGGCCCGATACTACCGGGATCGATTTGGATGAGTCGGCGTTTCGGTACACGGTGAGCCGTGATCAATATCTGCGCAATATCGAAATCATTCAGCGCCATATTGCGGATGGGGATATTTACCAAGCTTGTCTGACGCATTTGGTCACTGCTGATTTGTTGACGAATGGTTGGGAGTTGTATCGGGTATTGCGCCGAATCAATCCCGCACCTTTTTCGTGCTATCTCAAATTGGGAGAAACAGAAGTGGTCTCTTCCTCTCCGGAACGCTTTTTGCGTGTGCGTGCCGATCGCATGGTGGACAGCAGTCCGATCAAAGGAACGCGTCCGCGGGGACGTACCCCGGAGGAGGATGCACGATTGGCCCATGAGCTGGCCACGCATGAAAAAGACCGGGCTGAAAACGTGATGATCGTCGATCTCGTGCGCAATGATCTGGGCAGAGTTGCGGAGCCCGGCAGTGTGCTTGTGTCGGAACTGCTTGCGGTGAAATCCTACGCCACCGTTCATCAATTGGTGTCCACAGTGGAAGCCAGATTGCGGGAAGACCTGCACGCCGTGGATGCGTTGCAGTCCGCGTTTCCCGGCGGCTCGATGACGGGTGCGCCCAAGATTCGTGCGATGGAGATTTTGGATCGGTTAGAACCGACGGTGCGGGGGATATATTCCGGTGGGATCGGTTATTTGGACGTCCGCGGGACAATGGATCTCAGTATGGTGATCCGTACGGTGATTTGTCAAAAGGGACAAGCCTTTTTTCACGTGGGCGGCGGGATCGTCGCCGATTCTGATCCCGAGGCGGAGTATCAGGAAACGATGGACAAAGCCCGTGCGCTCAAGGCAGCGATCCACTGGGTAAATCGCAAAAATTGA
- a CDS encoding cytosolic protein: MFVGRDWQTLHTTPLPQWTDEELAFQHAVFSQLSPLMNAQGISLHHQIIEEIERRNQR; this comes from the coding sequence ATGTTTGTCGGCCGTGATTGGCAAACGTTGCACACCACACCGCTTCCCCAATGGACTGATGAGGAGCTGGCGTTTCAGCATGCCGTTTTTTCACAGCTATCCCCGCTGATGAATGCACAGGGCATCAGCCTGCATCATCAGATCATCGAGGAAATCGAACGGCGCAACCAACGGTAA